A single Rhopalosiphum padi isolate XX-2018 chromosome 4, ASM2088224v1, whole genome shotgun sequence DNA region contains:
- the LOC132929353 gene encoding venom protease-like — protein sequence MTSLRSLKCIFTLLILYIMHLGYCAPQNNGKVMGASSIPPVKKSASIETYSAAEMCEKYSELIYTIIKNPILLPGEDEFIKFKDCFDVLPLIVNGTLANPKEFPHMALLGYSGNPKDDVWSCGGSLISNRWILSAAHCEKLSHNGNTYLVRWARLGELNYASDTDDARPKDYKIDRRTVHPNYKPPSLYNDIALFHLEEDVIFSPYVRPICLNADTDPFFQSTASMKALATGWGLTDNAGSVSSDLLKVVLDVIPGNQCKSNYASAAKSQLPSGILDESQMCAGDVKGEKDTCAGDSGGPLQIPHSIYTCMYKQIGVTSFGKRCAELDSPGVYTRVSKYLPWIEQIVWPKSG from the exons ATGACGAGTCTcagaagtttaaaatgtatatttacgctgttaattttatacattatgcatTTGGGATATTGTGCACCGCAAAATAATG GTAAAGTGATGGGTGCATCTAGTATTCCACCAGTTAAAAAATCCGCAAGCATAGAAACATATTCGGCCGCTGAAA tgtGCGAAAAGTATTCGGAGTtgatatacactataataaagAATCCAATATTGCTGCCGGGCGAAGACgagtttatcaaatttaaagattgTTTCGATGTCTTACCCTTAATCGTTAACGGAACATTGGCTAATCCAAAAGAATTTCCACACATG GCGTTGTTAGGTTATAGCGGAAACCCCAAAGACGACGTATGGTCCTGCGGTGGATCATTGATTAGCAATAGATGGATTCTGTCTGCAGCACACTGTGAAAAACTTTCACATAATGGAAACAC ATATTTAGTGCGATGGGCACGCTTGGGAGAACTGAACTATGCATCGGATACCGATGATGCCAGACCAAAGGATTACAAAATCGATCGACGCACAGTTCACCCGAATTATAAGCCACCGTCATTGTACAATGATATAGCATTATTCCATTTGGAAGAGGACGTGATATTTTCGCCGTACGTACGGCCCATTTGTCTTAACGCAGATACAGACCCTTTCTTTCAATCTACGGCTTCAATGAAGGCGTTAGCAACTGGTTGGGGACTAACCGATAAtg CGGGAAGTGTCAGTTCAGACCTGTTAAAAGTGGTTTTGGATGTTATCCCCGGGAACCAGTGCAAATCCAATTATGCGTCGGCAGCGAAATCTCAATTGCCCAGCGGAATACTCGACGAAAGCCAGATGTGCGCGGGCGATGTAAAGGGCGAAAAAGACACTTGTGCG GGCGATTCCGGCGGTCCGCTTCAAATACCACATAGCATATACACATGCATGTACAAGCAAATAGGGGTTACGTCGTTCGGCAAGAGGTGTGCTGAGCTGGATTCACCAGGCGTATACACTAGAGTGTCTAAGTACTTGCCGTGGATCGAACAAATCGTTTGGCCCAAGTCTGGTTGA